One window from the genome of Armatimonadota bacterium encodes:
- a CDS encoding rhomboid family intramembrane serine protease has translation MRGYTTSDKIRYWLFEDRIPLTKLIIIANAATFIAITLFKLGIFTYLLGFNSAIALKMPWTFVTYPLVAVGGDIISLLFGAYWLWVAGGSLERSWDTGRYALYFFLMCAITACGLWIGYVLLNIQISLIGLWLPLAGVTIAWAMMNPEQQILFFFIIPMKLKYLALLDVVLVLISYGQVNLLLGLFALLGCAFSYWYILPHDFGVRTRQDRGQVVRVHRRQSIMHKLNPFGWIKEKRDKDRLRKLFDDSYGDDDTRNR, from the coding sequence ATGCGAGGATACACAACAAGCGATAAGATAAGATATTGGCTTTTTGAAGATAGAATACCGCTGACAAAGCTGATTATCATAGCGAATGCGGCGACTTTTATCGCGATCACCCTGTTTAAACTCGGTATATTTACATACCTGCTAGGATTCAACTCGGCAATAGCCCTGAAGATGCCATGGACATTTGTTACCTATCCCCTGGTGGCCGTCGGAGGGGACATTATCAGCCTGCTCTTTGGAGCATACTGGTTGTGGGTTGCCGGAGGCAGCCTGGAGAGGTCATGGGACACCGGCCGGTATGCGCTGTACTTTTTCCTAATGTGCGCAATAACAGCATGCGGACTTTGGATAGGCTATGTCCTATTGAACATACAAATCTCGCTTATCGGCTTATGGCTTCCGCTGGCGGGTGTCACAATTGCATGGGCAATGATGAACCCCGAACAGCAGATATTGTTCTTCTTTATCATCCCTATGAAGCTCAAGTACCTGGCGCTGCTTGATGTCGTGCTTGTGCTGATATCCTATGGTCAGGTTAACTTGCTCTTGGGCCTGTTTGCTTTGCTGGGCTGCGCTTTTTCATATTGGTATATCCTGCCTCACGACTTCGGCGTGCGGACCAGGCAAGACAGGGGTCAGGTCGTGCGTGTCCACAGGCGCCAAAGCATAATGCATAAGTTAAACCCATTCGGATGGATCAAAGAGAAGCGCGACAAAGACCGCCTGCGCAAGCTCTTTGATGATTCGTATGGTGATGATGACACGAGGAACCGGTAG
- a CDS encoding tetratricopeptide repeat protein, giving the protein MNRFCLLMRNILPIMLVALLVPIATIANTEDGVRLYKQGKTDEAIASLTQTAKSDPKDATCRRWLGFMLLSQQKYSDALAALKEARALNSDGSDLRFNLGIAYLQTGDAKAAASEFQEAIKQRKDWAEAYYWLGNSYLKLQDAQAAVGEFNKAAALSPNDANIHNNLGLALGEMGKADQGIAELRKATGLAPQNADFWINLGIALNDKKNIRDAQSAFEKASAADPQNYTARTGLAGILAAQGEDEKALAQYEAAAKIKPDEFIPQYNLGVLYLKKNSFLGSTEAFRKAAKANPDDVETIAYFGWALFKAGKVDEGIAKMSEATGKNPKFAPAWQNLATAYTTLNKNTEAAKAWEGLLAADPNNAGAALNLGYIYLTEGNNEKALEAYETAAKIDPKSGSAYFGIGSTLAKMNKSDEAIEQYKKAISLSPKFSPAYNNLGVELEKKGQVDQAKEQYRKALRIDPKNEEAIKNLERFGEKPGLENPGA; this is encoded by the coding sequence ATGAATAGATTCTGCCTCCTAATGCGTAATATTCTTCCCATCATGCTGGTCGCGTTGTTAGTGCCGATAGCGACAATCGCAAACACCGAAGATGGAGTAAGACTCTACAAACAGGGCAAGACCGATGAAGCGATTGCTTCTCTTACCCAGACCGCGAAATCCGATCCCAAGGACGCCACCTGCAGGCGCTGGCTGGGCTTTATGCTTTTATCGCAGCAGAAATATAGCGATGCGCTGGCAGCGCTGAAAGAAGCGCGCGCGCTCAACTCGGACGGTTCGGACCTGCGATTTAACCTCGGGATAGCCTATCTACAGACAGGCGACGCCAAAGCCGCTGCATCGGAATTCCAGGAAGCCATAAAGCAGCGCAAAGACTGGGCAGAGGCTTATTACTGGCTCGGAAACTCATATCTTAAGTTACAAGATGCCCAGGCCGCTGTCGGTGAGTTCAATAAAGCGGCCGCGCTCAGCCCTAATGATGCGAATATTCACAACAATCTCGGCCTTGCGCTTGGAGAAATGGGTAAAGCAGACCAGGGAATTGCCGAACTGCGAAAAGCAACCGGTCTTGCGCCGCAGAATGCTGACTTCTGGATCAATCTGGGCATAGCGTTAAACGACAAGAAGAACATACGGGACGCACAGTCAGCTTTTGAGAAAGCAAGCGCAGCCGACCCACAGAACTATACGGCACGCACTGGACTTGCAGGTATTCTTGCCGCGCAGGGTGAGGATGAGAAAGCTCTGGCGCAATATGAAGCCGCCGCCAAGATCAAGCCGGATGAATTTATTCCTCAGTATAACCTTGGCGTGCTCTATTTGAAGAAAAACAGTTTCTTAGGTTCCACGGAAGCATTCAGGAAAGCAGCTAAGGCAAATCCCGATGATGTCGAGACAATAGCCTATTTCGGATGGGCATTGTTCAAGGCAGGCAAAGTTGATGAAGGGATCGCGAAGATGTCGGAAGCGACGGGCAAAAATCCCAAGTTCGCGCCTGCATGGCAGAACCTGGCCACAGCCTATACCACTTTGAACAAGAACACCGAAGCGGCAAAAGCATGGGAGGGCCTGCTTGCGGCAGACCCAAACAATGCCGGCGCTGCGTTAAATCTCGGATACATCTACCTCACGGAAGGCAATAACGAGAAGGCATTGGAAGCGTATGAGACGGCAGCCAAAATCGATCCGAAGTCAGGCAGCGCATACTTCGGCATAGGCTCAACTCTGGCGAAAATGAACAAATCGGATGAGGCAATCGAGCAATATAAAAAGGCGATCAGCCTCTCTCCAAAGTTCTCGCCTGCCTATAACAATCTGGGCGTGGAGCTTGAGAAGAAGGGCCAGGTAGACCAGGCCAAGGAGCAGTATCGAAAAGCCCTTAGGATCGATCCGAAGAATGAGGAAGCAATCAAGAACCTAGAGCGCTTTGGCGAAAAACCGGGACTTGAGAACCCGGGAGCCTAA
- a CDS encoding copper transporter: MIDIRYHIYSLAAVFFALAVGIVIGTSFAKRTPITGTERSTITRYENSMRLLKREIDMAADDASKKAELAKNCEELCRVVLPTVVKDRLAWRNVAIVQTGDYDELSGNVKLALEMAGARVNSVTDINRSFPFDDDAKISAALINCGITPPGDPKEARDKIFSMLANLLYTGDYQHLLSKLEDSGIAKFTGEYNRHNRFIVLVGGAESRTTFSPQYIDTQLISQFAAPDVTIVGCEGTKCEGSYVPVWHKSGIATVDNVDSAIGQIALICALNGEKAQFGVKDTADRLIPQSLEKK; encoded by the coding sequence ATGATAGATATACGCTATCACATATACAGTCTGGCCGCAGTTTTCTTCGCGCTGGCAGTCGGAATAGTCATTGGAACGTCTTTTGCAAAGAGGACTCCAATCACCGGCACGGAGCGCAGCACAATTACGCGCTATGAGAATTCCATGCGCCTGCTCAAACGTGAGATCGATATGGCCGCAGACGATGCCTCAAAAAAAGCTGAACTCGCCAAAAACTGTGAAGAGCTGTGCAGAGTGGTCCTGCCGACGGTCGTAAAGGACAGACTGGCCTGGAGAAATGTAGCGATAGTCCAGACCGGTGATTATGACGAACTCTCAGGCAATGTGAAACTTGCTCTGGAGATGGCTGGAGCGCGAGTAAACTCGGTCACTGATATCAACCGTTCATTTCCGTTTGACGATGATGCAAAGATCAGCGCAGCGTTGATAAACTGTGGTATAACCCCGCCTGGCGACCCAAAAGAAGCGAGAGATAAAATATTTTCCATGCTTGCAAACCTGCTTTATACCGGTGATTATCAGCATTTGCTCTCAAAGCTGGAAGACTCGGGCATTGCGAAGTTTACGGGTGAATATAACAGACACAACCGGTTTATTGTATTGGTCGGCGGCGCCGAATCACGGACCACTTTTAGCCCTCAGTACATTGATACTCAGTTGATTTCGCAGTTCGCGGCACCGGATGTCACCATAGTTGGGTGTGAGGGAACCAAATGCGAAGGCTCATATGTTCCGGTCTGGCATAAATCGGGAATCGCGACAGTCGACAATGTAGATTCGGCTATAGGCCAGATTGCATTGATCTGTGCGCTTAACGGCGAAAAGGCTCAGTTCGGTGTCAAAGACACAGCCGATAGACTCATCCCTCAAAGCCTGGAGAAGAAGTAA
- the recN gene encoding DNA repair protein RecN: protein MLIELHIQNFALIDDLRLEVAPGFNALTGETGAGKSIIVDAMGAALGERTGSEVVRTGTEKAFVEAVFSVSDNPAAISAASEYGFEPEDGLLILSREIAQGGRSQCRINGRPATASVLKDITSHLIDIHGQHEHQSLLSVPTHIDIYDNWCGEDAINLKDQAQEIFAELMNLCGERDRLRSDERERARLLDLYNFQAQEISDANLQHGEDEELLLERNRLANAEKLYAAASEIHDALNADGGCIDSLSAAAGSAEKMAVMDPSMSGFVDNLNTALIASQDALIQVRDYMENVEANPDRLEQVEERLDLIRALKRKYGDTIEEIVKYGDELSGKIDELTNAEELSTSLAGRIEDFQNNLRGICERLTALRKAAAPRFEKAVESELADLAMGKTKFEVSMLPIDPGPKGADGLEFMISPNPGEPIKPLAKIVSGGEMSRIMLALKSVTAGASVPTLVFDEIDTGIGGRTAQVLGDKIASLAKSCQILCVTHLPQVASKADRHFSIDKIVLDGRSMVRVTTLEEEERVAELARMLGGEESSVAAAQHAREMLSLAYQRDN from the coding sequence ATGCTAATCGAGCTCCATATTCAAAACTTTGCTCTGATAGATGACTTGAGGCTGGAAGTTGCGCCGGGGTTCAATGCGCTTACCGGTGAGACAGGCGCGGGCAAGTCGATTATAGTGGACGCGATGGGCGCCGCGCTTGGTGAACGCACCGGCAGTGAGGTCGTTCGGACAGGCACTGAAAAAGCCTTTGTGGAGGCTGTCTTTAGTGTATCGGACAACCCGGCTGCAATCAGTGCGGCGTCTGAGTACGGCTTTGAACCTGAAGACGGCCTGCTTATTTTGAGCCGTGAAATCGCTCAGGGAGGCAGGTCGCAGTGTCGTATAAACGGACGCCCCGCCACGGCTTCCGTGCTCAAAGACATTACTTCCCATCTGATCGATATCCACGGCCAGCATGAGCACCAGTCTCTTCTCTCAGTGCCTACCCATATTGATATTTATGACAACTGGTGCGGCGAGGATGCAATTAATCTTAAAGATCAGGCCCAGGAGATATTTGCTGAGCTGATGAATTTGTGCGGCGAACGTGATAGGCTGCGATCCGACGAGCGCGAAAGAGCGCGATTACTGGACCTCTACAATTTCCAGGCGCAGGAGATATCGGATGCAAATCTTCAGCATGGTGAGGATGAAGAGCTTCTCCTAGAAAGGAACAGGCTCGCCAACGCCGAAAAACTATACGCGGCGGCGTCCGAGATCCACGATGCGCTCAATGCGGACGGGGGGTGTATCGACTCATTAAGCGCCGCCGCAGGTTCGGCTGAGAAGATGGCTGTTATGGACCCCTCAATGAGCGGGTTTGTTGATAACCTCAACACTGCTCTTATCGCATCACAGGACGCGCTGATCCAGGTCAGGGACTATATGGAGAATGTTGAGGCCAACCCGGACCGGCTGGAACAGGTCGAGGAGAGGCTTGATTTGATCCGTGCCCTTAAGCGCAAATATGGAGACACGATAGAAGAAATCGTCAAATACGGCGATGAACTGTCCGGCAAGATAGACGAGCTTACAAATGCCGAGGAGCTGTCAACCTCACTGGCTGGACGTATAGAAGATTTCCAAAACAATCTGCGTGGTATCTGCGAAAGGCTTACTGCGCTCAGAAAAGCTGCTGCGCCGAGGTTTGAAAAAGCTGTCGAATCCGAACTGGCTGACCTTGCGATGGGTAAAACAAAGTTTGAAGTGAGCATGCTGCCGATCGATCCTGGACCGAAGGGCGCTGATGGGTTGGAGTTCATGATTTCGCCGAACCCGGGCGAGCCCATAAAACCATTGGCAAAGATAGTTTCAGGCGGCGAGATGTCAAGAATAATGCTCGCGTTGAAGTCGGTGACGGCAGGCGCGTCGGTACCCACTCTTGTATTCGATGAGATCGACACAGGCATTGGCGGTAGGACCGCGCAGGTCCTTGGCGACAAGATCGCGTCACTTGCAAAGAGCTGCCAGATACTGTGCGTCACACACCTGCCTCAGGTCGCCAGCAAGGCCGACAGGCACTTTTCGATCGATAAAATCGTATTAGATGGACGCAGTATGGTAAGAGTAACCACACTCGAAGAAGAAGAGAGGGTTGCTGAATTGGCACGGATGCTGGGCGGTGAAGAATCATCCGTGGCCGCTGCCCAACACGCCAGGGAGATGCTGTCACTTGCATATCAGAGGGACAATTAG
- a CDS encoding NAD(+)/NADH kinase — translation MKTVGLAPNPNKNDAVQLAAELADWLAQKNVRPLITEDVASAMGRPQYSVTEGEVLDADLLMVLGGDGTMLRWSRLAAPRGTLMIGVNFGQYGFITETHPDEAKAALERFLRGDYTISERVVLNAIVVRDNKQISSFYALNDVVVSKGPFARMLGLNTFVDNRFIVTYTADGIIIASPTGSTAYSLSAGGPVVHPDVDVLIITPICPHTMNARSLVVPDTESVQISPECREDKPDIMVTIDGQLGQHLICGDKVEIGKAGFTAKLVQLEAQSFYSKLQRRLHWGQRFSGG, via the coding sequence TTGAAAACCGTTGGACTTGCGCCAAATCCGAATAAGAATGATGCCGTGCAGCTTGCCGCTGAGTTGGCGGACTGGCTTGCCCAGAAGAACGTACGCCCATTGATAACGGAAGATGTCGCCTCTGCTATGGGAAGGCCGCAGTATTCTGTAACAGAGGGCGAGGTGCTCGATGCAGACCTGCTGATGGTACTCGGCGGCGACGGGACCATGCTCAGGTGGAGCAGGCTTGCTGCTCCTCGCGGCACACTTATGATCGGCGTCAACTTCGGCCAATACGGCTTTATCACCGAAACGCATCCGGATGAAGCAAAGGCTGCACTCGAAAGGTTTCTTCGAGGCGATTACACCATAAGTGAAAGAGTAGTCCTTAACGCAATTGTAGTGCGCGATAATAAGCAGATCAGCTCATTTTATGCGCTCAATGATGTTGTGGTATCCAAAGGGCCATTCGCAAGAATGCTTGGGCTAAACACTTTCGTCGACAATCGGTTTATCGTTACATATACCGCCGACGGGATTATCATAGCAAGCCCCACCGGAAGCACTGCGTATTCGCTGTCGGCAGGCGGGCCGGTGGTACATCCCGATGTGGATGTGCTAATAATTACGCCAATTTGCCCTCACACTATGAATGCGCGCTCGTTGGTAGTGCCGGACACTGAGAGTGTGCAGATATCGCCTGAGTGCCGCGAAGACAAACCCGATATAATGGTCACAATTGACGGCCAACTCGGGCAGCACCTGATATGCGGCGACAAAGTGGAGATAGGCAAAGCCGGCTTTACGGCCAAACTGGTCCAACTGGAAGCCCAGAGCTTCTATTCCAAACTGCAGCGCAGACTGCACTGGGGTCAGAGGTTCAGTGGTGGATAA
- the steA gene encoding putative cytokinetic ring protein SteA, which translates to MHIRGTIRLDKRTKDLAKRLKPGDIALINHEDIDSTAAQMLVEAGVKAVINAAKSCSGHYPNLGPRVLIDAGIALIDNVGEELFKTINEGEQIEIRDGAICRDGNTLSHGEVLTKERVDTLIEESKANLGAVLEDFAKNTLTYVTKEKSLLLDPATLPDVKTDINNRHVLVVVRGETYKQDLAIIRHYIREMKPVLIGVDGGADALREMGLKPDIIIGDMDSVSDATLKCGAELIVHAYTSGKAPGLPRVQSLGLEPHVCAIPGTSEDLALLLAYEKGAELIVAVGTHSHLIDFLDKGRKGMSSTFLVRLKVGNRLVDAKGVSKLYRAQPSVKYVGILALAALVVMATVFALSPTMQERVQAMVDNLRSQFWQFYTKTRPWEWKR; encoded by the coding sequence TTGCATATCAGAGGGACAATTAGGCTCGACAAACGCACAAAAGACCTCGCCAAACGGCTCAAACCGGGCGATATTGCGCTCATAAACCACGAGGATATTGACTCAACCGCTGCGCAGATGCTAGTAGAAGCAGGCGTTAAGGCCGTGATAAACGCCGCAAAATCATGCTCGGGCCATTACCCCAACCTCGGACCTCGTGTGCTTATAGACGCAGGGATTGCCCTTATCGACAATGTGGGTGAAGAACTTTTTAAGACCATTAATGAGGGCGAACAGATTGAGATCAGAGATGGAGCGATCTGCAGAGACGGTAATACTCTATCGCATGGCGAAGTTCTCACCAAAGAGAGAGTCGATACGCTCATAGAAGAGTCGAAAGCAAATCTGGGCGCTGTGCTCGAAGATTTCGCAAAGAACACTCTCACATATGTCACCAAAGAAAAGTCACTGCTGCTTGACCCCGCTACGCTGCCCGACGTAAAAACGGATATCAATAACCGTCATGTGCTTGTGGTCGTTCGGGGTGAAACATACAAGCAGGACCTCGCAATTATCAGGCACTATATCCGCGAAATGAAGCCCGTTCTGATCGGAGTCGACGGCGGCGCTGATGCCCTTCGTGAGATGGGCCTCAAGCCTGATATCATAATAGGAGACATGGACAGTGTCTCTGATGCAACGCTCAAATGCGGAGCCGAACTCATAGTTCACGCTTACACCAGCGGCAAAGCTCCGGGCCTGCCCCGCGTGCAGTCACTCGGGCTAGAACCTCATGTGTGTGCGATACCGGGCACGAGTGAAGACCTGGCGCTGCTGTTGGCGTATGAGAAGGGCGCCGAGTTGATAGTCGCCGTAGGCACTCACTCGCACCTGATCGACTTCCTGGACAAAGGCCGCAAAGGTATGTCGAGCACATTTCTTGTCAGGCTTAAAGTCGGAAACAGGTTAGTCGACGCAAAAGGTGTAAGTAAGTTATATCGGGCACAGCCCAGCGTTAAGTATGTCGGGATTCTGGCGCTGGCGGCACTGGTTGTAATGGCGACCGTTTTTGCGCTATCACCCACAATGCAAGAGCGGGTCCAGGCAATGGTAGACAACTTAAGGTCGCAGTTCTGGCAGTTTTATACAAAAACCCGCCCATGGGAGTGGAAAAGATAA
- a CDS encoding cyclase family protein codes for MRIIDLTHSITRKNAPQDVIPVVVRSADPISRVALDDLVTLATVVDLTERADEAEVSLCDISKTGVADIRGCILRTDWCDHYLSGLRVQSPILTIDAASYLLQGGVRTIAADFPITADAADLLLHNNCIIIHCLSNISELGKSIVRLVALPLKIEDAYSAEARVIAMEE; via the coding sequence ATGAGAATAATCGATCTTACGCATTCGATCACTCGCAAAAATGCGCCGCAGGATGTAATACCCGTGGTTGTCAGGTCTGCCGATCCGATCAGTCGTGTGGCTTTGGATGATCTGGTTACGCTTGCAACCGTAGTCGATCTGACCGAGCGCGCCGATGAGGCTGAGGTATCGCTTTGTGACATATCGAAAACGGGCGTAGCCGATATCAGGGGCTGCATACTTCGTACGGACTGGTGCGATCATTATCTTTCGGGGCTGCGCGTCCAATCGCCGATATTGACAATTGATGCCGCTTCATATCTGCTGCAGGGTGGCGTGCGCACCATAGCAGCGGACTTCCCAATCACAGCGGATGCAGCGGACCTGCTTCTGCACAATAACTGCATTATCATCCACTGCCTGAGCAACATATCCGAGCTTGGAAAGTCGATAGTACGTTTGGTGGCGCTTCCGCTCAAGATTGAGGAT
- a CDS encoding glycosyltransferase: MAGITVLIPAYNEQDTIGQTVQAALGMPGVDEVVVIDDGSEDETPFVAYDAGARVIQMNRNLGKGAAMNRGTAETDSDILLIIDADLGPSAAETYKLLEPILADQADMSIAVMKAPPGHKGGFGFVLKLARWGIKKYGGMLVTAPISGQRAIRRKLIEDIGGFEKGFGVETALTIDALRKGYKIVEVPLPLNHRVSGRTFKGFMHRGQQFIDITRALWKRRRP, encoded by the coding sequence TTGGCCGGAATAACAGTGCTCATACCTGCGTATAACGAGCAGGACACAATAGGCCAGACTGTGCAGGCGGCGCTCGGCATGCCCGGCGTAGATGAAGTGGTTGTAATCGACGACGGCTCTGAGGACGAAACACCTTTCGTTGCATATGATGCAGGCGCGCGCGTAATCCAGATGAACCGGAACCTCGGCAAAGGCGCGGCTATGAATCGCGGCACCGCTGAGACAGACTCCGATATTTTGCTGATAATCGATGCGGACCTGGGGCCAAGCGCGGCTGAGACATACAAACTGCTCGAACCGATTTTAGCCGACCAGGCGGACATGTCCATTGCAGTTATGAAAGCTCCACCGGGTCATAAGGGCGGGTTCGGATTTGTGTTGAAACTGGCGAGGTGGGGAATCAAGAAATACGGCGGAATGCTGGTGACAGCTCCCATCTCCGGCCAGAGAGCTATCAGGCGCAAACTGATTGAGGACATAGGCGGTTTCGAGAAGGGCTTCGGTGTCGAGACCGCTCTCACTATCGATGCTCTGAGAAAGGGCTACAAGATAGTAGAGGTTCCCCTGCCCTTGAATCACAGGGTGTCGGGACGCACCTTTAAGGGTTTTATGCATAGAGGTCAGCAGTTTATCGATATTACCAGGGCTCTTTGGAAAAGAAGACGACCGTAA